A stretch of the Helicoverpa zea isolate HzStark_Cry1AcR chromosome 29, ilHelZeax1.1, whole genome shotgun sequence genome encodes the following:
- the LOC124644184 gene encoding histone H2A, protein MSGRGKGGKVKGKAKSRSNRAGLQFPVGRIHRLLRNGNYAERVGAGAPVYLAAVMEYLAAEVLELAGNAARDNKKTRIIPRHLQLAIRNDEELNKLLSGVTIAQGGVLPNIQAVLLPKKTEKKA, encoded by the coding sequence ATGTCCGGTCGTGGTAAAGGTGGCAAGGTTAAGGGGAAGGCAAAGTCCCGGTCCAACCGTGCCGGTCTACAGTTCCCCGTGGGACGTATCCACAGGCTGCTGCGTAACGGTAACTATGCAGAGCGCGTCGGTGCCGGAGCGCCTGTCTACTTGGCCGCCGTGATGGAGTACCTGGCCGCTGAGGTTCTCGAGTTGGCCGGTAACGCGGCCAGAGACAACAAGAAGACCAGGATCATCCCGCGTCATCTGCAACTGGCCATCCGCAACGACGAGGAATTGAACAAGCTCCTATCCGGCGTGACCATCGCTCAGGGTGGTGTGCTGCCTAACATCCAGGCCGTGCTGCTGCCCAAGAAGACCGAGAAGAAGGCTTAA
- the LOC124644179 gene encoding histone H1-like, which produces MADTAVATEAPAPATPAKKQARQAGGAKKPKAKPTHPKTSEMVNSAIKEMKERSGSSLQAIKKYIAAQYKVDAEKLAPFIRKYLKSAVESGALIQTKGKGASGSFKLESKSAAAKKPAGAAPKKAAASAATKTKKATASAAGAKSKKAAAAAASASAASASPSKAKSSAGAAAKDKKAAAAKKKPAPKKAAAPAKAKGGAAPKAKKTAKPPTKKPKAPKPKKAAATPKSKPAAKKASAAKK; this is translated from the coding sequence ATGGCAGACACAGCAGTCGCAACCGAAGCTCCGGCTCCAGCTACACCGGCGAAGAAGCAGGCGAGGCAGGCTGGCGGTGCGAAGAAGCCGAAGGCGAAGCCCACCCATCCTAAAACATCTGAGATGGTAAACAGCGCTATCAAGGAGATGAAGGAGCGCAGCGGATCTTCGCTGCAGGCGATCAAGAAGTACATCGCCGCTCAGTACAAGGTAGACGCTGAGAAACTAGCTCCGTTCATAAGGAAATACCTGAAGAGCGCCGTCGAGTCTGGCGCTTTGATCCAGACCAAGGGCAAGGGAGCGTCCGGTTCTTTCAAGCTCGAATCGAAATCTGCCGCCGCCAAGAAACCAGCGGGCGCTGCGCCCAAGAAGGCCGCGGCCTCCGCAGCCACGAAGACCAAGAAGGCTACCGCTTCAGCTGCCGGAGCCAAGAGCAAGAAGGCCGCGGCCGCTGCTGCATCTGCGTCCGCCGCATCGGCTTCGCCCTCCAAGGCGAAGTCGTCCGCCGGCGCTGCCGCTAAGGACAAGAAGGCCGCCGCCGCTAAGAAGAAACCGGCGCCCAAGAAGGCCGCCGCTCCGGCCAAGGCCAAGGGAGGCGCCGCACCTAAGGCTAAGAAGACCGCGAAGCCGCCTACAAAGAAACCTAAGGCACCCAAGCCGAAGAAGGCCGCCGCCACCCCTAAATCGAAGCCGGCAGCCAAGAAAGCGTCCGCAGCCAAGAAGTAA
- the LOC124644189 gene encoding histone H4: MTGRGKGGKGLGKGGAKRHRKVLRDNIQGITKPAIRRLARRGGVKRISGLIYEETRGVLKVFLENVIRDAVTYTEHAKRKTVTAMDVVYALKRQGRTLYGFGG, encoded by the coding sequence ATGACCGGTCGCGGTAAGGGAGGAAAGGGTCTGGGAAAAGGAGGAGCCAAGCGCCACAGGAAGGTACTTCGTGATAACATCCAGGGTATCACGAAGCCCGCCATCCGTCGTCTGGCTCGCAGAGGAGGCGTGAAACGTATCTCCGGTCTGATCTACGAAGAGACTCGCGGTGTCCTCAAAGTGTTCCTCGAGAACGTGATCCGCGACGCGGTCACCTACACCGAGCACGCCAAGAGGAAGACCGTCACCGCCATGGACGTCGTGTACGCTCTGAAACGCCAGGGTCGCACCCTGTACGGtttcggaggttag